One part of the Leptospira saintgironsiae genome encodes these proteins:
- a CDS encoding HmuY family protein, with amino-acid sequence MKTLYSIFIILIATLTVFCGPSTGGDDGLAILAALEDGGGGCIKAPGDTTTTGSGTFTTRVNATASGCWVYLDLKAGGVETTKSGTWDLKFKRFIIGTNSGTSGTRDAGACFNAGDTNLASVTGGDCTPEVDELMSQTGGGGFGTATENASPALWDWYDYNGTTHILTPKSRGYLIQGSNGTSFFGLEITDYYDDASTSGFPKFIWKNL; translated from the coding sequence ATGAAAACATTATATTCAATTTTCATTATTCTCATAGCAACTTTAACTGTTTTCTGCGGACCTAGCACCGGAGGAGACGATGGTCTTGCGATTTTAGCCGCATTGGAAGATGGCGGTGGAGGATGTATCAAAGCCCCCGGCGATACAACCACAACAGGTTCTGGGACTTTTACTACCAGAGTGAATGCAACTGCAAGCGGTTGTTGGGTTTATTTAGATCTTAAAGCAGGTGGAGTAGAAACGACTAAATCCGGAACTTGGGATCTAAAATTTAAAAGATTTATAATCGGTACAAATAGTGGAACAAGCGGCACCAGAGATGCGGGTGCTTGTTTTAATGCTGGCGATACCAACCTAGCAAGTGTAACCGGAGGAGACTGTACTCCGGAAGTAGACGAGCTCATGTCTCAAACCGGAGGAGGCGGATTCGGAACTGCTACAGAAAATGCAAGCCCTGCACTTTGGGATTGGTACGATTATAACGGAACCACCCATATTCTTACTCCGAAATCAAGAGGGTATTTGATCCAAGGCTCTAACGGAACTTCCTTTTTCGGATTAGAGATCACGGATTATTACGACGACGCAAGCACGAGCGGATTTCCTAAATTTATCTGGAAGAACCTTTGA
- a CDS encoding host attachment protein — protein MKKKWVVVANRSEAKIFEYQGPTNGLKLVQSMENPEGRLRNSDLVTGAGQASRSDFDFFHEPKKRVAAAFAGKLSDFMNLERKKDSFSNFILISEPGFMGMILGKLDEKSKEKIYHKMPKDIVHERESNLMNHLKSVLVSEA, from the coding sequence ATGAAGAAAAAATGGGTGGTGGTTGCAAACCGAAGCGAGGCAAAAATTTTCGAATACCAAGGGCCGACTAACGGTTTGAAGCTGGTGCAATCTATGGAGAATCCCGAAGGAAGACTCAGAAATTCGGATCTAGTTACTGGAGCAGGCCAGGCTTCCAGATCTGATTTTGATTTTTTTCATGAACCGAAAAAGAGAGTGGCTGCGGCTTTCGCAGGTAAACTTAGCGATTTTATGAACTTGGAAAGGAAGAAGGATTCTTTTTCCAATTTTATTTTGATTTCCGAACCTGGCTTTATGGGAATGATCCTGGGCAAACTGGATGAGAAGTCTAAAGAAAAGATCTATCACAAGATGCCTAAAGATATCGTACATGAAAGAGAGTCCAATTTGATGAACCATCTTAAGAGCGTGCTTGTAAGCGAAGCATAA
- a CDS encoding glycerol kinase 5, whose amino-acid sequence MAASKEKYILSIDSGGSGIRAILFDKKGRIVSRQYEKTPPIVSEPGALEHDPEKLWQALVSILKKTFKNKKFQAANVDSLGICNQRGSFLLWDKSTGKPLTKLISWADVRAGKTSAEMNSNKIWKVIQFVSRILGTITGNPMLIATYMLKFTTDHASVRLKWVFDKNPELRKRAKKGEILFGTLDTWFVYKLTKGKEHITDPSNATVTGMFNPFQLQWNAPLCGIFNIPAKIFPNVKDTAADFGTTDPSLFGVGIPIRAVVGDQMAALFGHACFEKGGVKISQGSGAFVDMNMGDKPKLSKRGLFPLVAWRLGGKPTYMLEGFTGTVGTLIDWLGKGIGLSDTPKALNELASQTNDTEGVIFVPTASGMRYPHFNPNAKASVFGLSLATHRRHVARAVLEGIALSLFDILEGIKKDTNVPVRSIMVDGGVSQSDILLQCLADFCNVEVKRAPEPDMTATGAAYLAGLGSGYWKSLEELSKLERGYKIFKPKMDPKFRESKLERWHRAVQSTLKID is encoded by the coding sequence ATGGCTGCCTCAAAAGAAAAATATATTCTTTCAATCGATAGTGGAGGAAGTGGGATCCGAGCTATCTTATTTGATAAGAAGGGCAGAATAGTTTCTCGCCAATACGAAAAAACTCCTCCTATTGTGAGCGAGCCTGGTGCCTTGGAACATGACCCTGAAAAACTTTGGCAGGCACTTGTTTCCATTCTCAAAAAAACTTTTAAGAATAAAAAGTTCCAAGCTGCAAATGTAGATTCACTTGGGATCTGCAACCAACGAGGATCTTTCCTTCTTTGGGATAAATCTACAGGCAAACCTTTAACAAAGCTGATCAGTTGGGCAGATGTAAGAGCAGGTAAAACTTCTGCAGAGATGAATTCAAACAAGATCTGGAAAGTGATCCAGTTCGTTTCCAGAATTTTAGGAACAATCACTGGCAATCCAATGTTGATTGCAACTTATATGCTTAAGTTCACGACGGATCATGCTTCTGTTCGTTTAAAATGGGTATTCGATAAAAATCCAGAACTTAGAAAAAGAGCGAAGAAGGGTGAGATTCTTTTTGGTACATTAGATACTTGGTTCGTGTACAAACTCACAAAAGGAAAAGAACATATTACAGATCCTTCTAATGCAACAGTCACTGGAATGTTCAATCCATTTCAATTACAATGGAATGCTCCTCTTTGTGGCATCTTTAATATTCCTGCAAAAATTTTTCCGAATGTAAAAGATACAGCGGCAGATTTCGGAACTACGGATCCTTCTCTATTTGGTGTTGGAATTCCGATCAGAGCTGTGGTTGGAGATCAAATGGCGGCCTTATTCGGACATGCATGTTTTGAAAAAGGTGGAGTTAAAATTTCCCAAGGCTCGGGTGCATTTGTAGATATGAATATGGGGGATAAACCTAAACTTTCTAAAAGAGGTTTGTTCCCACTGGTTGCTTGGAGACTCGGCGGGAAGCCAACTTATATGTTAGAAGGTTTTACTGGAACTGTAGGAACTCTGATAGACTGGCTTGGAAAAGGAATTGGTCTTTCGGATACTCCAAAAGCTCTGAACGAACTTGCTTCTCAAACAAATGATACAGAGGGAGTGATATTTGTTCCGACTGCTTCTGGAATGAGATATCCTCATTTTAATCCAAATGCTAAGGCATCTGTATTCGGATTATCTCTTGCAACCCATAGAAGGCATGTTGCTAGAGCAGTGCTCGAGGGAATTGCATTATCTTTATTTGATATATTAGAAGGTATTAAGAAGGACACAAATGTTCCTGTACGTTCCATCATGGTGGATGGGGGAGTTTCCCAATCAGATATACTTCTACAATGTCTTGCTGATTTTTGTAATGTAGAAGTGAAACGTGCACCTGAGCCTGATATGACTGCTACTGGTGCAGCTTATCTTGCAGGTCTCGGTTCCGGTTATTGGAAAAGTTTGGAAGAATTGAGTAAACTCGAAAGAGGTTATAAAATTTTCAAACCTAAGATGGATCCAAAATTTAGAGAATCAAAATTGGAACGTTGGCATAGAGCGGTACAATCCACTCTTAAGATAGATTAA
- a CDS encoding alpha/beta fold hydrolase — protein MIAILKNRRGPFYLITTFFAIIFFAVFASSLAIVFSLFLIAVLVLYPVLLDWFSRLYGQEDIADEVHFAKTKDGWNIALHRHIPPIPNPDLAPVIVVHGIATNKYVIDLDKRHSLPYYLKLRGYEVFAVSLRGAGSSYHESRGGYEDFTFDDLVKYDVPAIISKVLSLTESKRVNWVGHSMGAMIFYSYLGITSKSEKEKIASFVSLGGPGNLNHLGLSLIGLLSRFPRARKVLDLKFGASMLAPLAGEIYTPIDQILYNPKATRPRIVKKVMKNAIENISEGLIEQFMSWIETKKMSSLNGFYNYIDLQKEITVPSLFIAGANDAIATPDTVRFVYERAGTKIKKFYVISKEEGASDDYGHGCLILAEKAEDDVFPKVETFLREHGTSKKQSWFLRLKRKFRQNIRT, from the coding sequence GTGATCGCTATCCTGAAAAACAGAAGAGGCCCTTTTTATCTGATCACTACGTTTTTCGCGATCATATTCTTTGCAGTCTTCGCTTCATCACTTGCTATCGTATTTTCTCTATTTCTGATCGCTGTACTTGTTTTATATCCTGTTTTATTGGACTGGTTTTCTCGTCTTTATGGTCAGGAAGATATTGCAGACGAGGTACATTTTGCAAAAACAAAAGACGGATGGAATATTGCGTTACATAGACATATTCCTCCTATTCCAAATCCTGATCTTGCTCCAGTAATCGTGGTGCATGGGATTGCTACGAATAAGTATGTGATCGATTTGGACAAAAGACATTCTCTTCCTTATTATTTAAAATTAAGAGGTTACGAAGTATTTGCAGTTTCTCTGAGAGGGGCTGGGAGTTCCTACCATGAGAGCAGGGGAGGATATGAGGACTTCACCTTTGATGATTTAGTAAAATATGATGTTCCTGCGATTATTTCCAAAGTGCTTTCTTTAACCGAAAGCAAGCGTGTGAATTGGGTCGGCCATTCTATGGGCGCAATGATCTTCTATTCTTACCTAGGAATCACATCCAAATCTGAAAAAGAAAAGATCGCAAGTTTTGTTTCTTTGGGTGGGCCTGGAAATTTGAATCATTTAGGTTTGAGTCTCATCGGTTTACTTTCTAGATTCCCTCGTGCCAGAAAAGTTTTGGATCTGAAGTTTGGAGCTTCTATGCTTGCACCTTTAGCTGGAGAAATTTACACTCCTATTGATCAGATACTTTATAATCCAAAAGCGACCAGGCCTAGAATAGTTAAGAAGGTAATGAAAAATGCGATCGAAAATATCAGCGAAGGCCTGATTGAGCAATTCATGTCTTGGATAGAAACAAAAAAGATGAGTTCTCTGAACGGATTTTATAATTATATTGATCTTCAAAAAGAGATCACTGTTCCTAGTTTATTTATCGCAGGAGCAAATGACGCAATCGCAACTCCTGACACAGTCCGATTTGTATACGAAAGAGCAGGGACTAAGATCAAAAAATTTTATGTGATCTCTAAGGAAGAAGGAGCAAGCGACGATTATGGTCACGGCTGTTTGATCCTTGCGGAGAAGGCAGAAGACGATGTGTTTCCCAAGGTAGAAACCTTCTTAAGAGAACATGGGACCTCTAAAAAGCAGAGCTGGTTTTTGCGATTAAAAAGAAAATTTAGACAGAATATCAGAACCTAA